Part of the Bacteroidota bacterium genome is shown below.
ACCAAAATACCACATGGCATCAACGTCTTCGTGTTCAACGAGGGTCTTGGTCAGGTGATCGCGGTCGCCTGTAACGATGTTGATGACGCCACCAGGTACATCGGAGGTGTCGATGATCTGGTACAAATCGGTCACTACCAGTGGCGCTGATGGTGACGGGATAGCTACCACAGCATTGCCCCGCGCAATTGCAGGAGCAACGAGCGATACAAACGCCAGCAAGGGATGGGCATCCGGGCACGCAATGCCGATCACCCCCAGGTAGTCATGATGGGCTACAACAACGCCTTTGAGCGTAGTCTCCTGCAGCGTACCACCAAACTTGTCTGCCCAGGCCGCATAGGTGAACAGGCGTTGTATGCTGAGGTCAACTTCTTTGCGCGCAGCTTTGTCCGAAACACCAGTTGTTGCAGCAATACGACCTGCGAGCTCTGTTGCCCGTGGCGCTATGTTTTCTGCCAGATAATACAGGACCTGGGCGCGGTTATGGGGCGTGCGATCTGCCCAGCCGCGCGCTGCATGGGCAGCTTCAACGGCATTTCTTATGTCTTTACGATTGCCGTCGCCTACCAGGCCGATTAGCTTCCCGTCGGGCGCACATACGTGCCGGCTATAGCTGCCATCAGGGCGGGATTGTTTGCCGCCGATATACATTTTTGCCGTCCGGTCGATGGCATCATCTGTGGCGGCAAGTAGTCTTTCCGGGCGCTCTAAGATATAGGAGCCCCACGTATCTTTAGCCGCTTTGCCGTTTGACGCTTTTTTCGGGGTTTCAGGTTTTGGCCGGCTGGCCCACGTTGGCCGTACGTACTCATACAACCCTTCTTTCCCGCCTTCGCGCCCAAAACCGCTTTCCCGATAACCGCCAAAGCCGGCAGCTCCATCAAACAAATTTGTACAATTGACCCAGACGCTGCCCGCCTTTATGCGATGGGCCACTTCAAGGGCAACGTTGATATTTTCCGTCCATACACTCGCCGCAAGGCCATAGCGCGTGTTGTTTGCAAGCTTGATACCTTCAGCGGGTGTGCGGAACGTCATGGCGGCCAGTACGGGTCCAAAGATTTCTTCCTGGGCAACCGTTGACGCTGGCTCGACATTGGTGAGCAGGGTCGGAGGATAGTAGCACCCACCTTTTGGTATTGCAATGTCGGGCTGGAAAATGTCTGCCCCTTCTGCAGCTGCTTTTTTTACCCATCCATCGATGGTTTTATGTTGAATGGGATCAACAACTGCACCGAGGTCAATGGCTTTGTCGAGACTGTTGCCCACACGCAGTTGGCCCATGCGTTTTTTTAGTTTGTCAATAAATCGCGGGGCGATGCTTTCCTGCACGAGTAACCGGGAGCCGGCGCAGCACACCTGGCCCTGGTTAAACCAGATGGCATCAATAATGCCCTCGATCGCTCCGTCGTCGTCTGCATCTTCAAAGACCAAAAACGGCGACTTGCCGCCCAGTTCAAGCGAAAGGCGTTTACCCGTGCCGGCAGTAGCTTTGCGGATAATCCGCCCAACCTGCGTAGAACCAGTGAATGCAATTTTGTCGATGTCTGTGTGGTTCACGATGCTGGCGCCGGCTTCATCGCCACCGGTGACAATGTTTACCACGCCTGCAGGCAAGCCAGCCTCAGCAACAATTTCTGCAAAGAGCAGGGCAGTTAGCGGTGTATATGGCGCTGGCTTGAGTACAACGGTATTGCCCATCGCAATGGCCGGGGCAATTTTCCAGGCCAGCATGAGCAGCGGGAAATTCCAGGGGATCACCTGGCCAACCACGCCGAGCGGTTTGTAGCCGGCCATCTCTGTGTCTATCAACTGTGCCCAGCCGGCGTGATGGTAGAAGTGGCGGGCAACAAGCGGGATATCGAGGTCGCGCGATTCACGGATGGGTTTGCCGTTGTCGAGCGATTCCAAAACTGAAAAGAGCCGCGCGTGTTTTTGGACACCGCGCGCGATTGCATACAGGTGCTTGGCCCGTTCGTGTCCGCTGGTCGACTGCCAGCCTTCGAACGCGTTTCGGGCCGTCTGTACAGCCGCGTCTACGTCTTTTGCATTTGCATCTGCGATTGCCGCCAGTTTCTCTCCGGTAGCCGGATTGCGGACTTCGATGGTGCGCTTCGATGCTGGCTTGTGCCAGGCATTACCGATGAAAGGTGTGAATTTGCGTTTATGCTGGTCGAGCCAGGCCTGGGCAAATGCGTCGGATTCCGGGGCGGGGCCGTAGGACATGGATTCAAAAAGAGCAGTGAGTTTCATACGATGCATTAACCCATGGGTTGGTGGTGACGGGCTGCGTAGCGTCCGGTGGCAAAATGAGAGAGTTGGCGTTCGATATCAGTCAGCAAGCTGCTGGCGCCAAAGCGGAACAGGTGAGTGTTAAGCCATCCATCTCCCAATTCTTCTTTGATAAGTGCAAGCCATAACAAGGCTTCTTTGGCTTTTCGGATGCCGCCGGCCGGTTTAAATCCAACAATCTGGCCTGTCCGCTCGTGGTAGTCCCGGATCATGCGGGTCATGATAAGGCCAAACGGAATTGTGGCGTTCACAGGCTCCTTGCCTGTAGAGGTTTTGATAAAGTCGGAGCCGGCCATCATGGTGACCTTGCTCGCTTTGGCAACATTCCATAGCGTCCCCAATTCGCCTGTGGCGAGGATGGTTTTCATGTGTGCATCGCCACAAGCTGCCCGCATTTCGCGCGTTTCTTCGTACAGCGCCTGCCAATTGCCTTTTAGTACGTGTTCGCGACTGACAACAATGTCAATCTCGCGCGCGCCTGCAGCAACAGAAGCTTCAATTTCCTTGATGCGCTGTTTAAACGGACTCTGGCCGGCAGGAAAACCCGTAGATACAGCAGCCACCGGGATATCGGTACCCTGCAGTGCAGCTACGGCATCTTCAATCCGACTGTGGTAAACACATACAGCGCCTACAGTCAGGTTGAGCTTGGCTATGCCGAGGGCTTCCACAAGGTCAGGCCGAAGCGGTTGCCGCGCTTTGAGGCAGAGGCGGTGGACGTTGCCGGGGGTGTCGTCGCCGGCAAGGGTGGTCAGGTCGATGCACGTAACAGCGCGGAGCAACCAGGCTGCTTGCCACTGTTTTTTGATCGACCGGCGACCGGGCAGCGAGGCCGCGCGCCGGCGGATGGCACTTGGGTTAATGTGTGTATTGCGCACCCAGCCCAGATCCAGTTCGGTGCCGGTATTACGCTCGATATGCGTGGTGGTCATAGAGATACGTTGGCAAATGGACGTTTGCCATGAGACCACGGGGATACAGTGGAGGTTTCGAATTGCTCTGGATGTGTTTCCTGTACATCAGAAGCAGTGACTTGCTGTTGAAATCTGCGTGGCATAAAACAATTGTATTTGAGCCTCTCATGCAACTTGTATCCAGCAACTGGCAAGTTCAACCCTAAACGTTTCTGAACCATGGGATGAT
Proteins encoded:
- a CDS encoding aldehyde dehydrogenase family protein, which encodes MKLTALFESMSYGPAPESDAFAQAWLDQHKRKFTPFIGNAWHKPASKRTIEVRNPATGEKLAAIADANAKDVDAAVQTARNAFEGWQSTSGHERAKHLYAIARGVQKHARLFSVLESLDNGKPIRESRDLDIPLVARHFYHHAGWAQLIDTEMAGYKPLGVVGQVIPWNFPLLMLAWKIAPAIAMGNTVVLKPAPYTPLTALLFAEIVAEAGLPAGVVNIVTGGDEAGASIVNHTDIDKIAFTGSTQVGRIIRKATAGTGKRLSLELGGKSPFLVFEDADDDGAIEGIIDAIWFNQGQVCCAGSRLLVQESIAPRFIDKLKKRMGQLRVGNSLDKAIDLGAVVDPIQHKTIDGWVKKAAAEGADIFQPDIAIPKGGCYYPPTLLTNVEPASTVAQEEIFGPVLAAMTFRTPAEGIKLANNTRYGLAASVWTENINVALEVAHRIKAGSVWVNCTNLFDGAAGFGGYRESGFGREGGKEGLYEYVRPTWASRPKPETPKKASNGKAAKDTWGSYILERPERLLAATDDAIDRTAKMYIGGKQSRPDGSYSRHVCAPDGKLIGLVGDGNRKDIRNAVEAAHAARGWADRTPHNRAQVLYYLAENIAPRATELAGRIAATTGVSDKAARKEVDLSIQRLFTYAAWADKFGGTLQETTLKGVVVAHHDYLGVIGIACPDAHPLLAFVSLVAPAIARGNAVVAIPSPSAPLVVTDLYQIIDTSDVPGGVINIVTGDRDHLTKTLVEHEDVDAMWYFGTAEGSRQVEMRSTANMKRTWVNYGIPRKWKSNTEGAGKPFLYKSVQVKNIWIPTGV
- the deoC gene encoding deoxyribose-phosphate aldolase: MTTTHIERNTGTELDLGWVRNTHINPSAIRRRAASLPGRRSIKKQWQAAWLLRAVTCIDLTTLAGDDTPGNVHRLCLKARQPLRPDLVEALGIAKLNLTVGAVCVYHSRIEDAVAALQGTDIPVAAVSTGFPAGQSPFKQRIKEIEASVAAGAREIDIVVSREHVLKGNWQALYEETREMRAACGDAHMKTILATGELGTLWNVAKASKVTMMAGSDFIKTSTGKEPVNATIPFGLIMTRMIRDYHERTGQIVGFKPAGGIRKAKEALLWLALIKEELGDGWLNTHLFRFGASSLLTDIERQLSHFATGRYAARHHQPMG